From a single Micromonospora carbonacea genomic region:
- a CDS encoding helix-turn-helix domain-containing protein, whose translation MTTDTGSTVPRRQLGRYLRQLREEARMTVKAAADALEWSTPKMWRIETGATSMRSLDVEAMCRLYGASPEITEALMGLAKETKARGWWHSYGDAIPEWFELYVGLEAGASRLRKYEPLLIPGLVQTKAYATQVYQVGRPDMTAEEIDRGVAVRLGRQALLTRTTPRAPQVDIMLDEAVLRRGVDAEQLHHIVTVSRQPNVSVRVLPFGMGLHRACMANGAFTILDFDGNKEPSVVYSDGLTGALYLDKPAEVAAYGDVWSAIEKRALNEAQSRKLIASVAGEQA comes from the coding sequence GTGACGACGGATACCGGCTCGACGGTCCCGAGGCGACAGCTCGGGCGTTACCTGCGGCAGCTTCGCGAGGAAGCGCGTATGACGGTCAAGGCTGCGGCCGACGCGCTGGAATGGTCGACGCCGAAGATGTGGCGCATCGAGACCGGCGCGACGTCGATGCGGTCGCTGGACGTGGAGGCCATGTGCCGCCTCTACGGAGCGTCACCGGAAATCACCGAGGCGCTGATGGGCCTCGCGAAGGAGACGAAGGCGCGCGGCTGGTGGCACTCCTACGGCGACGCCATCCCGGAGTGGTTCGAGCTGTACGTGGGACTGGAGGCCGGGGCATCCCGCCTGCGCAAGTACGAGCCGCTGCTGATCCCCGGACTAGTGCAGACGAAGGCGTACGCCACTCAGGTCTACCAGGTTGGACGCCCGGATATGACCGCCGAAGAGATCGACCGAGGCGTGGCGGTGCGGCTCGGTCGGCAGGCGCTGCTGACGCGCACGACGCCACGCGCCCCGCAGGTCGACATCATGCTCGACGAGGCGGTGCTGCGGCGAGGCGTGGATGCCGAGCAGCTTCACCACATCGTCACCGTCAGTCGTCAGCCCAACGTGTCGGTGCGGGTGCTGCCCTTCGGCATGGGCCTGCACCGGGCCTGCATGGCCAATGGCGCGTTCACGATTCTCGACTTCGACGGCAATAAGGAGCCGTCGGTGGTCTATTCGGATGGCCTCACCGGTGCCCTCTACCTCGACAAGCCCGCTGAGGTAGCCGCGTACGGGGACGTGTGGTCTGCCATCGAGAAGCGGGCTCTGAACGAGGCGCAGTCTCGGAAGCTGATTGCATCAGTCGCAGGGGAGCAGGCATGA
- a CDS encoding DUF397 domain-containing protein: MTEVKWKKSSRSNAGGDCVEVATPSQAVMVRDSKDQQGPVLHFAPAPWATFLKTIKAGAFTA; encoded by the coding sequence ATGACCGAGGTCAAGTGGAAGAAGTCCAGCCGCAGCAACGCGGGCGGAGACTGCGTCGAGGTCGCCACACCTTCCCAGGCCGTCATGGTGCGCGACAGCAAGGACCAGCAGGGCCCGGTGCTGCACTTCGCGCCCGCCCCCTGGGCCACCTTCCTCAAGACCATCAAGGCGGGCGCGTTCACGGCCTGA
- a CDS encoding acyl-CoA dehydrogenase family protein, translating into MNFDLTDEQEQLRDAVRALGRKYGHGYFVAKAKSGGHTTELWEEAARLGYLGVNIPTEYGGGGGGITELAIVCEELAAAGCPLLLLVVSPAIVATIVTRHGTEEQRERFLPAIADGTLKVVFAITEPEAGSNFHRLGTVARRDGDDWLLTGRKCYISGVDEAQYVLVVARTEDSATGKLKPALFLVPTDAPGLTRSKLDMEIVSPENQFMLYLDDVRLPADALVGGSLDAGLPALFAGLNPERITVAAMGIGTGRYAIERASEYTATRKVWGGRSIGTHQGVSHPLAHAAVQVELARLMIYKAATLYDAGRDLEAGVSGNMAKYASGEAAALAVDTAVQALGGAGMTTEYGVATLLGAVRAGRIAPVSREMILNFVAQHVLGQDKSY; encoded by the coding sequence ATGAACTTCGACCTCACCGACGAGCAGGAGCAGCTCCGCGACGCCGTCCGGGCGCTGGGCCGCAAATACGGTCACGGCTACTTCGTGGCGAAGGCGAAGTCCGGCGGGCACACCACCGAGCTGTGGGAGGAGGCCGCCCGGCTCGGCTACCTCGGCGTCAACATCCCCACGGAGTACGGCGGCGGGGGCGGCGGCATCACCGAGCTGGCCATCGTCTGCGAGGAGCTGGCCGCCGCCGGCTGCCCGCTGCTGCTGCTCGTGGTCTCCCCCGCCATCGTCGCCACGATCGTCACCAGGCACGGCACCGAGGAGCAGCGCGAGCGGTTCCTGCCCGCCATCGCCGACGGCACGCTGAAGGTGGTCTTCGCGATCACCGAGCCGGAGGCCGGGTCCAACTTCCACCGGCTCGGCACGGTGGCCCGCCGCGACGGCGACGACTGGCTGCTGACCGGCCGCAAGTGCTACATCTCGGGCGTCGACGAGGCACAGTACGTGCTGGTGGTGGCCCGCACCGAGGACTCGGCGACCGGCAAGCTCAAGCCGGCCCTGTTCCTCGTGCCGACCGACGCCCCCGGGCTGACCCGGTCCAAGCTGGACATGGAGATCGTCTCCCCGGAGAACCAGTTCATGCTCTACCTCGACGACGTGCGGCTGCCCGCCGACGCCCTGGTCGGCGGGTCCCTCGACGCCGGCCTGCCCGCCCTGTTCGCCGGCCTCAACCCGGAGCGCATCACGGTCGCCGCGATGGGCATCGGCACCGGCCGGTACGCGATCGAGCGCGCCAGCGAGTACACGGCCACCCGCAAGGTGTGGGGCGGCCGGAGCATCGGCACCCACCAGGGCGTGTCGCACCCGCTCGCGCACGCGGCGGTGCAGGTGGAACTGGCCCGCCTCATGATCTACAAGGCGGCCACCCTGTACGACGCGGGGCGCGACCTGGAGGCCGGCGTCTCCGGCAACATGGCCAAGTACGCCTCCGGCGAGGCGGCAGCGCTCGCGGTCGACACGGCGGTGCAGGCGCTGGGCGGCGCGGGCATGACCACGGAGTACGGCGTGGCGACGCTGCTGGGCGCGGTAAGAGCGGGCCGGATCGCCCCGGTGAGCCGGGAGATGATCCTCAACTTCGTCGCCCAGCACGTCCTGGGCCAGGACAAGTCGTACTGA
- a CDS encoding ATP-binding protein, whose protein sequence is MITRLLVANRGEIARRVIATCRALGVATVAVHSDADADAPFVAEADLAVRLPGNAPAETYLRVDLILDAARRTGADAVHPGYGFLAENAEFATAVTDAGLTWVGPPAKAIAAMGDKVAAKALLADAGVPMLPTWTKPDEITDFPVLVKASAGGGGRGMRIVADPAGLAEAVASARREATAAFGDGTVFVERYVERGRHVEVQVFGDTHGAVVALGERDCSIQRRHQKIVEEAPAVLPDGVRQRLHEAAVAAARAVGYVGAGTVEFLLAPDGQFFFLEMNTRLQVEHPVTEAVTGLDLVRLQLLVAEGQPLPLAATPPPDGHAVEVRLCAEDPAHDYRPATGVLHRFAVPQVAGEFAPTKGLRLDSGVADGSTVGVHYDSMLAKLVAWAPTRAEATRLLAGALARAELHGVTTNRDLLVRVLRSPAFGTAEVDTGFLDRHPDVFAPLLPADELPLAALAAALASAAARRATATVLAGLPSGWRNVPAFPQVTRYAGPDGDGIEVRYRLDRTGALADCAVSAGGSASPAEGSGPPADRSLPPSVVLVAAAPDRVVLDVNGVRRAYSVHRVGSQVFVDGPDGAASLTELPRFPLPTAELAAGSLLAPLPGAVARVHVEVGQRVAAGDLLLTLEAMKLEHPVLAPADGVVAELPVPAGGQVDTGAVLAVVTTPEETAS, encoded by the coding sequence ATGATCACCCGACTGCTGGTGGCCAACCGGGGCGAGATCGCCCGCCGGGTCATCGCCACCTGCCGGGCGCTCGGCGTCGCCACGGTCGCCGTGCACTCCGACGCCGACGCCGACGCGCCGTTCGTCGCCGAGGCCGACCTGGCCGTACGCCTGCCGGGGAACGCGCCCGCCGAGACGTACCTGCGGGTCGACCTCATCCTGGACGCGGCCCGCCGCACCGGCGCGGACGCCGTGCACCCCGGCTACGGCTTCCTCGCCGAGAACGCCGAGTTCGCGACGGCGGTGACCGACGCGGGCCTGACCTGGGTGGGCCCGCCCGCGAAGGCGATCGCCGCGATGGGCGACAAGGTGGCGGCGAAGGCGCTGCTCGCCGACGCGGGCGTGCCGATGCTGCCCACCTGGACCAAACCCGACGAGATCACCGACTTCCCGGTGCTGGTGAAGGCGTCCGCCGGGGGCGGCGGGCGCGGCATGCGCATCGTCGCCGACCCGGCCGGGCTCGCCGAGGCCGTCGCTTCGGCGCGGCGGGAGGCGACGGCGGCGTTCGGCGACGGCACGGTCTTCGTCGAGCGGTACGTCGAGCGGGGCCGGCACGTCGAGGTGCAGGTCTTCGGCGACACCCACGGTGCGGTCGTGGCGCTGGGCGAGCGGGACTGCTCGATCCAGCGCCGGCACCAGAAGATCGTCGAGGAGGCCCCGGCGGTCCTGCCGGACGGGGTGCGGCAGCGGCTGCACGAGGCGGCCGTCGCCGCCGCCCGCGCCGTCGGGTACGTCGGCGCGGGCACGGTCGAGTTCCTGCTCGCCCCGGACGGGCAGTTCTTCTTCCTGGAGATGAACACCCGCCTCCAGGTGGAGCACCCGGTCACCGAGGCGGTCACCGGCCTGGACCTGGTGCGGCTGCAACTGCTGGTCGCCGAGGGGCAGCCGTTGCCGCTGGCGGCGACCCCGCCGCCCGACGGCCACGCCGTCGAGGTGCGCCTGTGCGCCGAGGACCCGGCGCACGACTACCGGCCGGCGACGGGCGTCCTGCACCGGTTCGCGGTGCCGCAGGTGGCGGGCGAGTTCGCCCCGACGAAGGGGCTGCGCCTCGACTCGGGCGTGGCGGACGGCTCGACGGTCGGCGTGCACTACGACTCGATGCTGGCGAAGCTGGTCGCCTGGGCGCCGACCCGGGCGGAGGCGACCCGGCTGCTGGCCGGCGCGCTGGCCCGCGCCGAGTTGCACGGGGTGACCACCAACCGGGACCTGCTGGTCCGGGTGCTGCGCAGCCCCGCGTTCGGGACGGCCGAGGTGGACACGGGCTTCCTCGACCGGCACCCCGACGTGTTCGCCCCGCTGCTGCCGGCCGACGAGCTGCCGCTGGCCGCCCTCGCCGCCGCGCTCGCCTCGGCCGCAGCGCGTCGGGCAACTGCGACGGTGCTCGCCGGGCTCCCCTCCGGCTGGCGCAACGTGCCGGCGTTTCCCCAGGTGACCCGGTACGCGGGGCCGGACGGCGACGGGATCGAGGTCCGCTACCGACTGGACCGCACCGGCGCACTCGCCGACTGCGCGGTGTCGGCCGGCGGCTCGGCCTCGCCCGCCGAGGGCTCGGGGCCGCCCGCCGACCGCTCCCTCCCGCCCAGCGTGGTGCTGGTCGCCGCCGCCCCGGACCGGGTGGTCCTCGACGTCAACGGCGTGCGGCGCGCGTACTCCGTACACCGGGTGGGGTCGCAGGTCTTCGTGGACGGCCCGGACGGGGCGGCGAGCCTCACGGAGCTGCCGCGCTTCCCGCTGCCCACGGCGGAGCTGGCGGCCGGGTCGCTGCTCGCGCCGCTGCCCGGCGCGGTGGCCCGGGTGCACGTCGAGGTCGGTCAGCGCGTCGCCGCCGGTGACCTGCTGCTGACCCTGGAGGCGATGAAGCTCGAACACCCCGTGCTCGCCCCCGCCGACGGCGTGGTCGCCGAGCTGCCGGTGCCGGCCGGCGGCCAGGTCGACACCGGCGCCGTGCTGGCCGTCGTCACCACCCCCGAGGAGACAGCGTCATGA
- a CDS encoding acyl-CoA carboxylase subunit beta, translated as MTTLDSALDPAAPAVRANREALLERLAELDAALDQARAGGGAKYVARHHQRGKLLPRERIELLLDPDSPFLELSPVAAYGTDFPVGASVVTGIGVVEGVECLVVANDPTVRGGAVNPWSLAKTRRAGEIALANRLPMVNLVESAGADLPTQAEIFIPGGRVFRDLTRLSAEGIPTVSVVFGNATAGGAYVPGMSDHVIMIRDRSQVYLAGPPLVKMATGEVTDDESLGGAAMHATRSGLADFLAEDERDGIRLARQCVRRLNRRKQGPPPRTAFPASPKYDPEELLGVVSADLKVPFDPREVLARVLDGSEFDEFKPAYGTALVTGWGELHGYPVGVLANARGVLFSEEAQKAAQFIQLANAADTPLVFLQNTTGYMVGTEYEQRGIIKHGALMINAVSNSKVPHLTVNLGASYGAGNYGMCGRAYEPRFLFTWPNAKSAVMGPAQLAGVLSIVARQAAAARGQEFDEDSDAAMRMMVEQQIESQSGALFLSGRLYDDGVIDPRDTRTVLGLCLSAIHSGPVKGADGFGVFRM; from the coding sequence GTGACCACACTGGACAGTGCGCTCGACCCGGCCGCGCCGGCCGTCCGGGCCAACCGGGAGGCCCTGCTGGAGCGGCTCGCCGAGCTGGACGCGGCCCTCGATCAGGCTCGCGCGGGCGGCGGGGCGAAGTACGTGGCCCGCCACCACCAGCGCGGCAAGCTGCTGCCCCGGGAGCGGATCGAGCTGCTGCTCGACCCGGACAGCCCGTTCCTGGAGCTGTCGCCGGTCGCCGCGTACGGGACGGACTTCCCCGTCGGGGCCAGCGTGGTCACCGGGATCGGCGTCGTCGAGGGCGTGGAGTGCCTGGTCGTCGCCAACGATCCGACGGTACGCGGCGGCGCGGTCAACCCGTGGTCCCTCGCGAAGACCCGGCGGGCCGGGGAGATCGCCCTGGCCAACCGGCTGCCGATGGTCAACCTGGTGGAGAGCGCCGGGGCGGACCTGCCCACCCAGGCGGAGATCTTCATCCCGGGCGGGCGGGTGTTCCGCGACCTGACCCGGCTCTCGGCCGAGGGCATCCCCACGGTCAGCGTGGTGTTCGGCAACGCCACGGCCGGCGGCGCGTACGTGCCCGGGATGTCCGACCACGTGATCATGATCCGGGACCGGTCGCAGGTGTACCTGGCCGGGCCGCCGCTGGTGAAGATGGCCACGGGCGAGGTCACCGACGACGAGTCCCTCGGCGGCGCGGCCATGCACGCCACCAGGTCGGGCCTGGCCGACTTCCTCGCGGAGGACGAGCGGGACGGCATCCGGCTGGCCCGGCAGTGCGTCCGCCGGCTCAACCGGCGCAAGCAGGGCCCGCCGCCGCGTACCGCGTTCCCCGCCTCGCCGAAGTACGACCCGGAGGAGCTGCTCGGCGTCGTCAGCGCCGACCTGAAGGTGCCGTTCGACCCGCGCGAGGTCCTGGCCCGGGTGCTCGACGGCAGCGAGTTCGACGAGTTCAAGCCCGCGTACGGGACGGCGCTGGTCACGGGGTGGGGCGAGCTGCACGGCTACCCGGTCGGGGTGCTCGCCAACGCCCGGGGCGTGCTGTTCAGCGAGGAGGCGCAGAAGGCGGCCCAGTTCATCCAGCTCGCCAACGCGGCCGACACCCCGCTGGTCTTCCTGCAGAACACCACCGGCTACATGGTCGGCACGGAGTACGAGCAGCGGGGCATCATCAAGCACGGCGCGCTGATGATCAACGCCGTGTCGAACTCGAAGGTGCCGCACCTGACGGTCAACCTGGGCGCGTCGTACGGGGCCGGCAACTACGGCATGTGCGGGCGGGCGTACGAGCCGAGGTTCCTGTTCACCTGGCCGAACGCGAAGTCGGCGGTGATGGGGCCGGCGCAGTTGGCCGGGGTGCTGTCGATCGTGGCCCGGCAGGCCGCCGCCGCCCGGGGGCAGGAGTTCGACGAGGACTCCGACGCCGCCATGCGGATGATGGTCGAGCAGCAGATCGAGTCGCAGTCGGGGGCGCTGTTCCTCTCGGGCCGGCTCTACGACGACGGGGTGATCGACCCCCGGGACACGCGTACCGTCCTCGGGCTCTGCCTGTCGGCTATCCACAGTGGACCGGTCAAGGGTGCCGACGGCTTCGGCGTCTTCCGGATGTAA
- a CDS encoding acyclic terpene utilization AtuA family protein: MSGPLRVGNASGFYGDRATAWREMLDGGDLDVLTGDYLAELTMLILGRDRLRDPALGYAKTFLRQLEECLGTALERGVRIVTNAGGLHPAGLAAAIGSLADRLGLTARIGYVEGDALPRPDALTANAYLGAFGIAACLDAGADVVVTGRVTDASLAVGPAIARYGWGRGDLDALAGATVAGHLIECGAQVTGGNFSFFTELPDGGHRPGFPLVEIHPDGSSVVTKHPGTGGAVTVETVTAQLLYEVGGPDYLGPDVVTRLDTVELAADGPDRVRVTGVRGTPPPPTLKVGVNNLGGFRNSMTFVLCGLDIPAKAALVRGQLEAAVGPAGLEFTLARTDHPDAGDTEAASALLHVHLRDGDKARAGRAFSAAAVELALASYPGCTLTTLPGDATPYGVFTADAVPQDAVEHVAVLPSGERVRIAPPPVTCLQGPPVQQNALTGGPSLQPQRTRRGALGEVVGARSGDKGGDANLGVWARTDATWAWLRGWLTVERLAELLPETAPLTVERHELPNLRAVNFVIRGLLGQGVAASTRFDPQAKALGELLRSRVVDLPTEEMGL, translated from the coding sequence GTGAGCGGGCCGCTGCGGGTCGGCAACGCGTCCGGCTTCTACGGCGACCGGGCGACCGCGTGGCGGGAGATGCTCGACGGCGGCGACCTGGACGTGCTGACCGGCGACTACCTGGCCGAGCTGACCATGCTGATCCTCGGCCGGGACCGGCTGCGCGACCCCGCCCTGGGCTATGCGAAGACGTTCCTGCGCCAGCTCGAGGAGTGCCTCGGCACGGCGCTGGAGCGCGGGGTCCGGATCGTGACCAACGCCGGCGGGTTGCACCCCGCCGGGCTGGCCGCCGCGATCGGGTCGCTCGCCGACCGGCTCGGCCTCACCGCCCGCATCGGGTACGTCGAGGGCGACGCGCTGCCCCGCCCCGACGCGCTGACCGCGAACGCGTACCTGGGGGCGTTCGGGATCGCCGCGTGCCTCGACGCGGGGGCGGACGTCGTGGTGACCGGCCGGGTCACCGACGCGTCCCTGGCCGTCGGGCCGGCGATCGCCCGCTACGGCTGGGGGCGCGGCGACCTCGACGCGCTGGCCGGGGCGACCGTGGCCGGGCACCTCATCGAGTGCGGGGCGCAGGTCACCGGCGGCAACTTCAGCTTCTTCACCGAGCTGCCCGACGGCGGGCACCGCCCCGGCTTCCCGCTCGTCGAGATCCACCCGGACGGCTCCTCGGTCGTCACGAAGCACCCGGGCACGGGCGGCGCGGTCACCGTGGAGACGGTCACCGCCCAGCTGCTGTACGAGGTGGGCGGCCCCGACTACCTCGGCCCGGACGTGGTGACCCGGCTGGACACGGTCGAGCTGGCCGCCGACGGGCCGGACCGGGTGCGCGTCACCGGGGTCCGGGGCACGCCCCCGCCGCCCACCCTCAAGGTCGGGGTGAACAACCTCGGCGGGTTCCGCAACTCGATGACGTTCGTCCTGTGCGGGCTGGACATCCCGGCGAAGGCGGCCCTGGTCCGGGGCCAACTGGAGGCGGCGGTCGGCCCGGCGGGGCTGGAGTTCACACTGGCCCGCACCGACCACCCGGACGCGGGCGACACGGAGGCGGCGAGCGCGCTGCTGCACGTACACCTGCGGGACGGCGACAAGGCGCGGGCCGGGCGGGCGTTCTCGGCCGCCGCCGTGGAGCTGGCGCTGGCCTCCTACCCGGGCTGCACGCTGACCACCCTGCCCGGCGACGCCACCCCGTATGGGGTGTTCACCGCCGACGCCGTGCCGCAGGACGCGGTGGAGCACGTGGCCGTCCTGCCGTCGGGCGAGCGGGTGCGGATCGCTCCCCCGCCGGTGACGTGCTTGCAGGGGCCCCCTGTACAACAGAATGCGTTAACAGGGGGCCCTTCCTTGCAGCCGCAGCGCACGCGGCGGGGGGCGCTGGGCGAGGTGGTCGGGGCACGCTCCGGCGACAAGGGCGGCGACGCGAACCTCGGCGTCTGGGCGCGTACCGACGCGACCTGGGCGTGGCTGCGCGGCTGGCTGACGGTCGAACGGCTGGCCGAGCTGCTGCCGGAGACCGCCCCGCTGACCGTCGAGCGGCACGAGCTGCCGAACCTGCGCGCGGTGAACTTCGTGATCCGGGGGCTGCTCGGGCAGGGCGTGGCCGCGTCGACCCGGTTCGACCCGCAGGCGAAGGCGCTGGGCGAGCTGCTGCGGTCCCGCGTCGTCGACCTGCCGACGGAGGAGATGGGGCTGTGA
- a CDS encoding TetR/AcrR family transcriptional regulator: MTAAPTRVPQQERSRATRARLLEATVECLVEHGWSGTTTTVVAARAGVSRGAQLHHYPTKAALVTAAVAHLAERRADELRTEAEALPAGPQRLDRVIDLLGAAFTGPLFVAALELWVAARTDAELRAALVPLERQVGREMHRLTVALLGVDERRPGVREAVQATLDLLRGLGVANLLSDDSARRTALLTTWKRQLATLLTP; the protein is encoded by the coding sequence GTGACCGCCGCACCGACCCGCGTCCCGCAGCAGGAGCGCAGCCGCGCCACCCGGGCCCGGCTGCTGGAGGCGACCGTCGAGTGCCTGGTCGAGCACGGCTGGTCCGGCACGACCACCACGGTCGTGGCGGCCCGGGCCGGGGTGTCCCGGGGCGCCCAGCTGCACCACTACCCCACGAAGGCCGCCCTGGTCACCGCCGCCGTCGCGCACCTGGCCGAGCGCCGGGCCGACGAGCTGCGCACCGAGGCCGAGGCGCTGCCCGCCGGCCCGCAGCGGCTCGACCGGGTGATCGACCTGCTCGGCGCGGCGTTCACCGGCCCGCTCTTCGTCGCCGCCCTCGAACTCTGGGTCGCCGCCCGCACCGACGCCGAGCTGCGCGCCGCCCTGGTCCCCCTCGAACGGCAGGTCGGCCGGGAGATGCACCGGCTGACCGTGGCGCTGCTCGGCGTCGACGAGCGCCGCCCCGGCGTCCGCGAGGCCGTGCAGGCGACCCTCGACCTGCTGCGCGGGCTCGGGGTGGCCAACCTGCTCAGCGACGACTCGGCCCGCCGCACCGCCCTGCTCACCACCTGGAAACGCCAGCTCGCCACCCTGCTCACCCCCTGA
- a CDS encoding metallophosphoesterase family protein has protein sequence MLERVAVLSDVHGALPPLEAVLAEPDVAAADLIVLTGDIAAGPQPVEVLDLLAGLGDRVLWVGGNADRELVGARAGRPSAIAVSDWAAGQLRDDQVARLAALPLTATLPVVGLGEVLFCHATPRDDEEVVLVDSRLSRWAEVLADVPADVRTVVCGHTHMPYARLVDRRLVVNAGSVGMPYGGPGAHWALLGPGVQLRRTAFDVDAACARVAAESGFPDAAGWADEYLRSRHSDAEALTVFAPRDGR, from the coding sequence ATGCTGGAACGGGTCGCTGTCCTCTCCGACGTCCACGGCGCGCTACCCCCGCTGGAGGCGGTGCTGGCCGAGCCGGACGTGGCCGCCGCCGACCTGATCGTGCTCACCGGCGACATCGCCGCCGGTCCCCAGCCCGTCGAGGTGCTGGACCTGCTCGCCGGGCTCGGCGACCGGGTCCTCTGGGTAGGCGGCAACGCCGACCGGGAGCTGGTCGGGGCACGGGCCGGGCGGCCGTCCGCGATCGCGGTGTCGGACTGGGCCGCCGGGCAGCTCCGCGACGATCAGGTCGCCCGGTTGGCCGCGCTCCCGCTCACGGCGACCCTGCCGGTCGTCGGGCTGGGTGAGGTGCTGTTCTGCCACGCCACGCCCCGCGACGACGAGGAGGTCGTCCTCGTGGACTCCCGGCTGTCCCGCTGGGCCGAGGTCCTCGCCGACGTGCCGGCCGACGTCCGGACCGTGGTCTGCGGGCACACCCACATGCCGTACGCCCGGCTGGTCGACCGGCGTCTGGTGGTCAACGCGGGCAGCGTCGGCATGCCGTACGGCGGGCCGGGGGCGCACTGGGCGCTGCTCGGGCCGGGGGTGCAGCTGCGGCGTACCGCGTTCGACGTCGACGCGGCGTGCGCGCGGGTCGCGGCGGAGTCCGGCTTCCCCGACGCCGCCGGCTGGGCCGACGAATACCTCCGTTCCCGGCACAGCGACGCCGAGGCGCTGACCGTCTTCGCCCCCCGCGACGGCCGCTGA
- a CDS encoding Crp/Fnr family transcriptional regulator, whose protein sequence is MDEVLARSGIFQGVDPEAAEALAKEMETIEVRKGEVVFNEGEPGDSLYILLSGKIKVGRRAADGRQNLIAVMGPSDMVGELSLFDPGPRTATATAVTDTRLVRLRKQALRPWLNNRPEIAEQLLRVLARRLRRTNDSLADLIFTDVPGRVAKNLLQMAGRFGTRDGGVLRVTHDLTQEEIAQLVGASRETVNKALADFASRGWLRLDGKSIIILDPERLARRARV, encoded by the coding sequence ATGGACGAGGTACTGGCTCGCAGCGGGATCTTCCAGGGAGTCGACCCGGAGGCTGCCGAGGCGCTCGCCAAGGAGATGGAGACGATCGAGGTCCGCAAGGGCGAGGTCGTGTTCAACGAGGGCGAGCCCGGCGACAGTCTCTACATCCTCCTGTCCGGCAAGATCAAGGTCGGTCGCCGGGCGGCCGACGGCCGGCAGAACCTGATCGCCGTGATGGGCCCGTCGGACATGGTCGGCGAGCTGTCGCTGTTCGACCCCGGCCCCCGCACCGCGACGGCCACGGCGGTGACCGACACCCGCCTCGTGCGCCTGCGCAAGCAGGCCCTGCGGCCGTGGCTCAACAACCGGCCCGAGATCGCCGAGCAACTGCTGCGGGTGCTGGCCCGCCGGCTCCGCCGGACGAACGACTCGCTGGCCGACCTGATCTTCACCGACGTGCCGGGCCGGGTCGCGAAGAACCTGCTCCAGATGGCCGGGCGATTCGGCACCCGCGACGGCGGCGTGCTGCGGGTGACCCACGACCTGACCCAGGAGGAGATCGCCCAGCTCGTCGGCGCCTCCCGGGAGACCGTCAACAAGGCGCTCGCCGACTTCGCCTCGCGCGGCTGGCTGCGGCTGGACGGCAAGAGCATCATCATCCTCGACCCGGAGCGCCTGGCCCGCCGCGCCCGCGTCTGA
- a CDS encoding adenosylcobinamide amidohydrolase: protein MLAEPTLTSRREDGRDVPLLVWRADRPLLSVSSAPLGGGIGVRHWVVNATVPMSYHRDDPADHLAELADQLGLDGPGVGLLTGVDVAEVVARADAGVRVWATVGLGTPVQAAAPDLAADPVQAADPVPAAAPGPARRGVPAHRVGTVNIVVEVPARLGDAALVNAVATATEAKAQAIRELGLAATGTPTDAVTVLCPAGGEPSAYGGPRSAWGAPLARAVHAAVLAGGAGTVVPWSERRTA from the coding sequence GTGCTTGCCGAGCCGACCCTGACCAGCCGCCGCGAGGACGGCCGGGACGTCCCGCTGCTGGTGTGGCGCGCCGACCGTCCGTTACTGAGCGTCAGCTCCGCGCCGCTCGGCGGCGGGATCGGGGTGCGGCACTGGGTGGTCAACGCGACCGTGCCCATGTCGTACCACCGGGACGACCCGGCCGACCACCTGGCCGAGCTGGCCGACCAGCTCGGCCTCGACGGGCCCGGCGTCGGCCTGCTGACCGGTGTCGACGTCGCCGAGGTGGTCGCCCGCGCCGACGCCGGGGTGCGGGTCTGGGCGACCGTCGGGCTGGGCACCCCCGTCCAGGCCGCCGCGCCCGACCTGGCCGCCGACCCTGTCCAGGCCGCCGACCCCGTCCCCGCCGCCGCGCCCGGCCCGGCCCGGCGCGGCGTGCCCGCCCACCGGGTCGGCACGGTCAACATCGTGGTCGAGGTGCCCGCCCGGCTCGGCGACGCGGCCCTGGTCAACGCGGTGGCGACCGCGACCGAGGCGAAGGCGCAGGCGATCCGGGAGCTGGGGCTCGCGGCCACCGGCACCCCCACCGACGCCGTCACCGTGCTCTGCCCGGCCGGCGGCGAGCCGTCCGCCTACGGTGGGCCCCGCTCCGCCTGGGGCGCCCCGCTGGCCCGCGCGGTGCACGCCGCCGTGCTCGCCGGCGGGGCGGGGACCGTGGTCCCCTGGTCCGAACGGCGCACGGCCTGA